A stretch of the Candidatus Jettenia sp. AMX2 genome encodes the following:
- a CDS encoding UvrD-helicase domain-containing protein → MVILKDVTESQYEAITHIEGPLLVVAGAGSGKTRVITRRIGYLISSGIHPYNVLAITFTNKAANEMHERIKQFSSEERLWVSTFHKTCSRILRYNIDSLGYSKDFCIYDTSDQISIIKSAMADLQLDISQWKPRSVAGTISNAKNKLVDPETFASTTSGYYNRMVAQIYKKYQSILKVNNALDFDDLLIKTIELFRKYPDILESYQDRFRYILVDEYQDTNYAQYVIINMIASKHRNICVTGDPDQSIYGWRGADIRNIMDFEKDYPDARVVLLEQNYRSTKYILQAASGVIQKNRYRRKKNLWTENGEGEKIKVISCENEYGEAEEIVKSVKEMKSRDIKYSDIALFYRTNAQSRILEISLRNHAIPYIIVGGVSFYQRKEIKDILSYLRLCINPHDGAAMERIINVPLRGIGETTVKKLKDRANAKNISLFDAMCQIDTIPEIKRQAAASIRKLTEIITGLQRVQGSPVENIIRRVIEETGYRNFLKESGDRESADRISNIDELINAAHEYDLDFYEGNLQGFLEEVALVSDTDTLENDSEGITLMTLHTAKGLEFPVVFITGMEEGLLPHTESNDSDDEVEEERRLCYVGITRAMKELYLTYARRRTRHGQMNLCVRSRFLDEIPAEVIVTTDRIFQNHTSRFNATFEEKDPPYNEDTFESDPYDMVSPRSVPGGHMATSGFSRGEIIRHPLFGTGRILEISGSKEKTYAKIHFNIGGIKSLMLAYAKLEKLGRK, encoded by the coding sequence ATGGTCATTTTGAAAGATGTTACAGAGAGTCAGTATGAAGCAATAACCCACATTGAAGGACCGCTTCTCGTAGTAGCGGGGGCGGGCAGTGGTAAAACGCGTGTTATTACACGACGGATTGGTTATCTTATATCCAGTGGTATACATCCATATAATGTCCTCGCTATCACATTTACCAATAAAGCAGCAAATGAGATGCATGAGCGTATAAAGCAATTTTCGTCTGAGGAAAGACTATGGGTTTCTACTTTTCACAAAACATGTTCCCGCATACTAAGGTATAATATAGATTCCTTAGGGTACTCCAAAGATTTTTGTATCTATGATACATCTGATCAGATAAGCATAATAAAATCTGCTATGGCTGACCTTCAGTTGGACATCTCACAGTGGAAGCCGAGATCAGTCGCCGGAACAATCAGTAATGCCAAGAATAAACTCGTTGATCCGGAAACCTTTGCATCTACAACATCTGGCTATTATAATCGTATGGTTGCACAGATATATAAAAAATACCAGTCGATTCTTAAAGTGAATAATGCACTTGATTTTGATGATTTACTGATAAAAACGATCGAGTTATTCAGAAAATACCCTGATATTCTGGAATCGTATCAGGACAGATTCAGGTATATTCTTGTTGATGAGTACCAGGATACAAATTACGCCCAGTATGTGATAATCAATATGATTGCAAGTAAACACAGGAACATATGTGTTACAGGAGATCCGGATCAGTCTATTTACGGCTGGCGAGGGGCGGATATCAGAAATATTATGGACTTTGAAAAGGATTACCCTGATGCCAGGGTTGTGTTGTTGGAACAGAACTATCGCTCTACAAAATATATTCTTCAGGCTGCTTCCGGTGTGATTCAAAAGAATAGGTACCGGAGGAAAAAAAACCTCTGGACAGAAAACGGGGAAGGTGAAAAGATCAAGGTAATTTCCTGTGAAAACGAGTATGGGGAAGCAGAGGAAATAGTGAAATCTGTAAAAGAGATGAAAAGCAGGGATATAAAATACTCAGATATAGCATTATTCTACCGCACGAATGCGCAATCCCGCATACTTGAAATTTCTCTGAGAAATCATGCGATTCCTTATATCATCGTTGGAGGTGTTTCATTCTATCAGAGAAAAGAGATCAAGGATATACTTTCCTATCTCAGGTTGTGTATAAATCCGCACGATGGCGCAGCGATGGAGCGTATTATCAATGTTCCTCTCAGGGGCATCGGTGAAACAACGGTGAAAAAACTGAAAGACCGGGCCAATGCAAAAAATATCAGCCTCTTCGATGCTATGTGTCAGATAGATACGATACCGGAAATTAAACGCCAGGCGGCAGCATCTATCAGGAAACTTACAGAGATTATTACGGGACTACAGAGGGTCCAGGGGTCGCCGGTAGAAAACATTATACGAAGAGTAATAGAAGAAACAGGCTACAGAAATTTTCTGAAGGAGTCGGGTGACAGGGAATCAGCAGACAGAATATCTAATATTGATGAGCTGATTAATGCTGCCCACGAATATGACCTTGATTTTTATGAAGGTAACTTACAGGGATTTCTGGAGGAAGTTGCATTGGTTTCTGATACAGACACCCTGGAAAATGATAGTGAAGGAATAACGCTCATGACACTCCACACGGCCAAAGGGCTTGAATTTCCCGTTGTTTTTATTACAGGCATGGAGGAAGGACTATTGCCCCATACTGAATCCAATGACTCAGATGATGAAGTCGAGGAAGAACGAAGGCTCTGCTATGTGGGAATCACACGCGCAATGAAAGAACTCTATCTTACGTATGCCAGAAGGAGAACAAGACACGGACAGATGAATCTTTGCGTCAGGTCCCGGTTTCTCGATGAGATCCCCGCGGAAGTTATTGTCACCACAGACAGAATATTTCAGAATCATACCAGCCGGTTTAATGCTACTTTTGAAGAAAAAGATCCACCATATAACGAAGATACATTTGAGTCAGATCCATATGATATGGTTAGTCCCCGTTCAGTACCGGGGGGACATATGGCGACATCAGGCTTCTCAAGGGGAGAGATAATCAGGCATCCTCTGTTTGGTACAGGACGGATACTTGAGATTTCCGGAAGTAAGGAGAAAACCTATGCTAAAATACATTTTAATATAGGCGGAATTAAGAGTCTTATGCTGGCATATGCAAAGTTAGAGAAATTGGGAAGAAAATAG
- a CDS encoding ArsR family transcriptional regulator — protein MTETARITPQEVHEKLKSGTAFLVCAYDDDAMFRQMKLEGAISLREFKSMLSSLQKEQEIVFYCG, from the coding sequence ATGACAGAAACCGCACGCATCACTCCACAGGAAGTTCATGAAAAGTTGAAATCCGGTACAGCGTTCCTTGTCTGCGCATATGACGACGATGCAATGTTCAGGCAAATGAAACTGGAGGGAGCAATTTCACTGAGAGAATTCAAATCGATGTTATCATCTTTACAAAAGGAGCAGGAGATCGTCTTTTATTGTGGCTGA
- a CDS encoding pirin family protein, whose translation MIETRKIRKVLKSKPTIEGAGVHLKRVFGNSQVPVFDPFLLLDDFRSDKPKDYIKGFPWHPHRGIETITYVLRGDVEHGDSMGNKGTISSGDIQWMTAGSGIIHQEMPKGDANGVMFGFQLWANLPKSCKMMDPRYQDVKSHQIPEIVFDNGIKVRVICGKVAGRQGPVRDIITDPEYLDVTVPANSEFIHPAKCGHTVFAYVIEGKGYFCKEKQPFSYEIEGVNYFDIQRDPFVSNETLVLFDDGDQIVVLTEDDAVRFLLVSGKPIGEPVAWYGPIVMNTKDELRIAFEEYHNGTFIKHGKG comes from the coding sequence ATGATTGAAACAAGAAAGATCCGTAAGGTATTAAAAAGCAAGCCTACAATAGAAGGAGCAGGTGTTCACCTCAAGCGGGTATTTGGGAATAGTCAGGTTCCTGTGTTTGACCCGTTTTTACTTCTGGATGATTTCCGCTCAGACAAGCCGAAGGATTATATCAAGGGTTTCCCATGGCATCCACACCGTGGAATTGAGACAATTACTTATGTTCTTCGTGGAGATGTAGAACATGGTGATAGCATGGGAAACAAAGGCACTATATCCTCCGGTGATATACAATGGATGACCGCCGGAAGTGGGATTATCCACCAGGAAATGCCCAAAGGTGACGCAAATGGCGTGATGTTTGGATTTCAACTCTGGGCCAATCTCCCCAAATCATGTAAGATGATGGATCCCCGTTATCAGGATGTGAAAAGCCACCAAATCCCTGAAATAGTGTTTGACAATGGCATAAAGGTCAGGGTCATATGCGGTAAAGTAGCTGGCAGGCAGGGCCCTGTTCGGGACATCATTACCGATCCGGAATATCTTGATGTAACAGTTCCTGCCAATTCGGAATTCATACATCCGGCAAAATGTGGACATACCGTTTTTGCATATGTCATTGAAGGCAAAGGATACTTTTGCAAGGAAAAGCAACCGTTTTCTTACGAGATTGAAGGCGTTAACTATTTCGATATTCAAAGAGATCCCTTTGTAAGCAATGAGACCCTTGTTCTTTTTGATGATGGTGATCAGATAGTGGTCCTGACAGAAGATGATGCAGTCAGATTCCTGCTTGTGTCTGGTAAACCCATTGGAGAACCGGTCGCCTGGTACGGTCCTATTGTGATGAATACGAAAGACGAACTACGGATTGCTTTTGAAGAGTACCATAATGGTACATTTATCAAACACGGAAAAGGTTAA
- the nifU gene encoding Fe-S cluster assembly scaffold protein NifU — MQYSAKVMEHFANPRNVGELPDASGVGEVGNPACGDIMKMFIKVKDNVIEEVKFKTFGCGAAIATSSISTEMIKGKTIEEALTITNKAVAEALGGLPPAKMHCSVLAEEAIEAAIDDYLKKTTGKGLEKKKSFEHEHEEH; from the coding sequence ATGCAGTACAGCGCAAAGGTTATGGAGCATTTTGCGAATCCACGGAATGTGGGGGAATTGCCGGATGCCAGTGGGGTTGGTGAGGTTGGTAACCCGGCATGTGGGGATATTATGAAGATGTTTATCAAAGTGAAGGATAATGTGATTGAAGAAGTAAAATTTAAAACGTTTGGTTGCGGCGCGGCGATTGCAACCAGCAGTATTTCGACAGAAATGATAAAGGGAAAAACCATAGAAGAGGCTCTGACCATTACCAACAAGGCCGTTGCAGAAGCATTGGGGGGATTGCCACCGGCAAAGATGCACTGTTCCGTGCTTGCAGAAGAGGCCATTGAGGCTGCGATAGACGATTACCTGAAAAAGACAACAGGGAAAGGATTGGAGAAGAAGAAGTCTTTTGAGCATGAACACGAGGAACATTAG
- a CDS encoding sulfurtransferase TusA family protein: protein MKPDEILDCYGLVCPMPVFKTANKMKELKTGEILEVIATDEGIKKDIVSWCKATGNELLSIEEKDEEIHVFIRRLS, encoded by the coding sequence ATGAAACCCGATGAAATATTAGATTGCTACGGCCTGGTATGCCCTATGCCTGTTTTTAAAACAGCGAATAAAATGAAAGAGCTGAAGACAGGTGAAATACTGGAAGTCATTGCAACGGATGAGGGCATTAAAAAAGACATTGTATCGTGGTGTAAAGCTACAGGCAATGAGCTTTTGAGTATAGAAGAAAAGGATGAAGAAATCCATGTGTTTATCAGGAGATTAAGCTAA
- a CDS encoding acetate--CoA ligase family protein, with product MNTSEAQDINLVRKIIDNSLQQRRKHLLEPEAMKVIKAFGIPCVRYALASSAPDAIQMAEQIGYPVVMKIVSPDIIHKTEVGGVKLSVNGSREVEIVYEEIIENARQTNPNAEICGVLIAEMAAPSLEIIIGGIRDLQFGPVVMFGLGGIFVEVLKDISFRIAPVGEHEVFDMIQDVRGAKILQGFRGKETLDIYSLVQTVRHVSDIMIKIEQINEIDLNPVRIYSSGVKTLDARIILE from the coding sequence ATGAATACTTCAGAAGCACAGGATATAAATCTGGTACGTAAAATTATTGATAATTCACTTCAGCAGAGACGTAAACATCTGCTTGAGCCTGAGGCAATGAAGGTTATTAAAGCTTTTGGTATTCCATGTGTCAGATACGCACTTGCATCCTCCGCTCCTGATGCTATTCAAATGGCAGAGCAAATAGGGTATCCTGTTGTTATGAAGATTGTTTCACCCGATATTATTCACAAGACAGAAGTGGGAGGCGTGAAATTATCTGTCAACGGTAGCAGGGAGGTGGAAATTGTATATGAAGAAATTATTGAAAATGCAAGACAAACAAATCCAAACGCAGAAATTTGTGGAGTTCTTATTGCTGAAATGGCAGCGCCTTCACTGGAAATTATAATCGGTGGGATTAGAGATTTACAATTTGGACCGGTTGTAATGTTTGGATTGGGTGGGATCTTCGTCGAAGTTTTGAAGGACATATCATTCAGGATTGCCCCCGTCGGGGAACACGAGGTTTTTGATATGATACAGGATGTAAGAGGTGCTAAAATATTACAAGGATTCAGAGGTAAAGAAACTTTGGATATTTACTCACTGGTTCAGACGGTAAGACATGTTTCTGATATAATGATAAAAATTGAACAAATTAATGAAATTGATCTGAATCCGGTACGTATTTATTCAAGTGGTGTTAAAACCCTGGATGCGAGGATTATTTTAGAATAG
- a CDS encoding bacteriohemerythrin: protein MEKILWDKSFSVGVRVLDEQHKQIVILINTLIEMSNVEVASEIISDTLTKMTRYALEHFKDEEHYMLEYGYPGFSLQKSQHQEFKKKTAGFCIDTMAYTETVPMEISEFLKSWWTNHILKEDMKYKEFFNEKGLH from the coding sequence ATGGAAAAAATACTCTGGGATAAAAGTTTTAGTGTCGGTGTTCGCGTTCTGGACGAGCAGCATAAACAAATCGTTATTTTGATAAATACCTTGATTGAGATGAGTAACGTAGAAGTTGCTTCAGAAATTATATCGGACACATTGACAAAAATGACCCGCTACGCCCTCGAGCATTTTAAAGATGAAGAACATTATATGCTTGAATATGGTTATCCCGGTTTTTCATTACAAAAAAGCCAGCATCAGGAATTCAAGAAAAAAACAGCCGGTTTCTGCATAGACACCATGGCCTATACAGAAACAGTACCGATGGAAATATCTGAATTTTTAAAATCATGGTGGACAAATCATATCCTGAAAGAAGATATGAAATATAAAGAATTTTTTAACGAGAAAGGTTTGCATTAA
- the hflX gene encoding GTPase HflX, giving the protein MKLKDTAFTVRTERAIPFCVITPGSCHRSEIPLEELQRLTETAGASVVHTLFQNRVSIDPVYYLGKGKALELSKIADELNADVLICDDNLTPAQVRNLEKITGKKVIDRSELILDIFATRAKTFQAKLQVELAQLEYTRPRLKRMWTHLSRIEGGIGTRGPGEKQLEVDKRIISKKIQHLKKKLNEIEKRQERLVISRKEFFTVSIVGYTNAGKSTLMNVLTDAGTLVEDKLFATLDTKTGLCILENGERILVSDTVGFIQKLPHHLIASFKATLEEARNADLLLHVVDISAPEVQKHIDAVNTVLKELGCDQKPVIMVFNKMDALKDESVIPLLKNQYDDSVLIAAKTSYGIPDLKRRIREIIELEFVDIELSCSSGSGKLISYLYEHANIISSQFDEKRVFFRLCVDRRLLRKLCAMDNDVQIHETVPHEGHLKCKSDLKVKL; this is encoded by the coding sequence TTGAAATTGAAAGATACTGCATTTACCGTAAGGACTGAACGTGCCATTCCTTTTTGTGTGATTACACCGGGAAGTTGTCATAGGAGCGAAATACCGCTGGAAGAACTCCAGCGATTAACAGAAACAGCAGGGGCGAGTGTTGTTCATACATTATTTCAAAACAGGGTAAGCATTGACCCCGTATATTATCTTGGTAAAGGTAAGGCCTTGGAACTATCAAAAATCGCTGACGAATTGAATGCAGATGTACTTATTTGTGATGATAACCTAACCCCGGCGCAGGTAAGAAATCTGGAAAAAATTACGGGAAAAAAAGTAATAGACAGAAGCGAATTGATACTGGACATCTTTGCTACCCGTGCAAAGACGTTTCAGGCAAAGCTCCAGGTTGAGCTGGCTCAGCTGGAATATACAAGACCAAGATTAAAGCGGATGTGGACACATCTTTCCAGGATCGAAGGGGGTATCGGAACAAGGGGTCCTGGTGAAAAACAACTTGAGGTTGACAAACGTATCATATCAAAAAAAATCCAGCATCTGAAAAAAAAGCTGAATGAAATTGAGAAACGGCAGGAACGGCTGGTTATTTCACGGAAAGAGTTTTTTACCGTATCTATTGTGGGCTATACCAATGCTGGAAAATCTACCCTGATGAATGTATTAACAGATGCCGGCACACTCGTTGAAGATAAACTATTCGCCACCCTTGATACAAAGACCGGTTTGTGCATCCTGGAAAACGGAGAAAGGATTCTGGTCAGCGATACCGTGGGCTTTATTCAGAAATTACCACATCATCTTATTGCCTCTTTTAAGGCAACGCTTGAAGAAGCCAGAAATGCTGATTTGCTACTCCATGTCGTGGATATTAGTGCACCGGAAGTACAAAAGCATATCGATGCAGTAAACACCGTGCTGAAGGAACTTGGTTGTGATCAGAAACCAGTAATCATGGTATTTAACAAAATGGATGCCCTGAAGGACGAATCTGTCATACCTTTACTGAAAAACCAATATGATGATTCTGTATTGATTGCTGCAAAAACATCTTACGGCATACCAGACCTGAAACGCAGGATAAGGGAGATAATTGAACTGGAGTTTGTTGATATTGAATTGTCGTGCAGTTCAGGTAGCGGAAAACTGATTTCCTATCTTTATGAGCATGCTAACATTATAAGCAGTCAATTTGATGAAAAGCGGGTCTTCTTCAGGTTATGCGTTGATAGAAGGCTTCTTCGTAAACTTTGCGCTATGGATAATGATGTTCAGATACATGAAACTGTTCCACACGAAGGTCATCTGAAATGCAAAAGTGATCTTAAGGTAAAACTGTAG
- a CDS encoding folylpolyglutamate synthase/dihydrofolate synthase family protein: MDSKYKTGFQSYEEANDFLYLAIDYEKLISYQYNASTFSLNRMVKMLEYAENPHKTFPSVHITGTKGKGSTSIMVSTVLGQAGLKTGLFTSPHLIDLRERIQINHQKISEEDFMCFLSRLRPYIQYLRDTDPPASPTFFEILTAVCMLCFKKECVDMAVLEVGLGGRLDSTNVVTPEVAVITNIGYDHTAILGNTLSSIAYEKAGIMKQNIPVLSAVEDPEALAVIEKTCKEKNAALYLLGRDLFIREVRNNAAGGLICTIETCRHTYEDIFLPLIGYHQVRNCALTLGVLDILEGRGFISVDDKVVREALSHVYCPARIEVVGKEPWIILDYAHTADSMRSLRKSLLENFQFNKLVLVLGLSQDKELDTVLNEIVSASDLIVVTKSANPRAASPGDLYEKIERLCGKKSTVFHNTRDAVIASRQMAAKDDLICITGSVYIAGEALQVLRTGTVE, from the coding sequence ATGGATAGTAAATACAAAACAGGTTTTCAGTCGTATGAAGAAGCGAATGATTTTCTCTACCTGGCGATTGATTATGAAAAACTTATTAGTTATCAATATAATGCATCAACCTTCAGTTTAAACAGAATGGTGAAGATGCTGGAGTACGCAGAGAACCCACACAAGACTTTTCCGAGCGTCCATATAACGGGTACAAAAGGAAAAGGTTCCACATCCATCATGGTTTCAACCGTCCTGGGGCAAGCGGGTCTTAAGACAGGGCTTTTTACATCACCGCATCTTATTGATCTCAGAGAACGTATACAGATTAATCACCAAAAGATATCTGAAGAAGATTTTATGTGCTTCCTGAGCAGGCTCCGCCCCTATATACAATATCTGCGTGATACAGATCCTCCTGCATCCCCTACCTTTTTTGAGATCCTTACAGCAGTATGTATGCTTTGCTTCAAAAAAGAGTGTGTGGATATGGCAGTTTTGGAAGTAGGATTGGGCGGGCGCCTTGATTCCACAAATGTAGTTACGCCGGAGGTGGCGGTAATTACCAATATAGGTTATGATCACACCGCCATACTGGGAAATACCCTTTCAAGCATTGCTTATGAGAAGGCCGGGATTATGAAACAGAATATTCCTGTGTTATCAGCCGTAGAAGATCCGGAAGCCCTGGCTGTTATTGAAAAGACTTGTAAGGAAAAGAATGCTGCGTTGTATCTGCTGGGAAGGGATTTATTTATCAGGGAGGTTCGGAATAACGCAGCCGGGGGACTGATATGTACAATAGAAACCTGCCGGCATACCTATGAGGATATCTTTTTGCCGCTTATTGGTTATCATCAGGTAAGGAATTGTGCCCTTACCCTGGGTGTGTTGGACATCCTGGAGGGTCGCGGTTTTATTTCAGTTGATGACAAAGTAGTACGTGAAGCCCTTTCCCATGTGTATTGTCCCGCACGGATTGAGGTTGTCGGGAAGGAGCCATGGATTATATTGGATTATGCCCATACAGCAGATTCCATGCGGTCTCTCAGAAAATCCTTATTGGAAAATTTTCAATTTAATAAACTCGTTTTAGTTTTGGGCCTGTCACAGGACAAGGAACTGGATACTGTTTTGAATGAAATTGTTTCGGCAAGCGACCTTATAGTTGTTACAAAGAGTGCGAATCCCCGGGCGGCTTCCCCCGGGGACCTTTATGAAAAGATAGAAAGGCTTTGCGGAAAAAAGTCAACGGTATTTCATAATACAAGAGATGCGGTGATTGCTTCAAGGCAAATGGCTGCAAAGGATGATTTAATTTGTATCACCGGCTCAGTCTACATAGCAGGTGAGGCCTTGCAGGTCTTGCGTACCGGTACGGTGGAATAG
- a CDS encoding cysteine desulfurase family protein — MKKVYMDNISGTPMHPEVVETMKQFMDNGFGNPSNLHQYGRTVNDMIQQAREHVADLIHAKPNEIIFTSTGTEANNLALKGICRAYKKKGNHIITSEIEHFSVLNPLKFLEKSGYTITRLPVDKSGMVNPSDVQRAITPTTIMVSIMYANGEIGTIEPAKEIGTITKERGIIFHADAVAAAGNIPVDVTDCHIDALSMSANQFGGPPGAGALFVREGIRLLPLIEGGVQEGGRRAGTENAIGIIGMGKAAELAKQEMQERMNKVRKLKDRLKDGILNTISHVYINGHETNRIPGNLSLCIEYIEGESVLLFLDMEGIAVSSGSACTSRSLKASHVIMATGVDAALAQGTVLFSLGINNSEDDVDYVLEKLPPIVERLRQMSPLYEKGKNI; from the coding sequence ATGAAGAAAGTATACATGGATAACATTTCAGGTACGCCGATGCACCCGGAAGTTGTAGAAACAATGAAACAATTTATGGATAACGGGTTTGGAAATCCTTCGAATCTGCATCAGTATGGAAGAACCGTCAATGATATGATTCAACAGGCAAGAGAGCACGTAGCAGATCTTATTCATGCGAAACCGAATGAAATAATATTTACCTCAACCGGTACAGAAGCGAATAATCTTGCATTAAAAGGGATATGCCGGGCATACAAAAAAAAGGGGAACCATATAATAACATCGGAGATTGAACATTTTTCCGTACTTAACCCATTAAAATTTTTAGAGAAATCAGGGTATACAATTACCCGTCTGCCTGTCGATAAATCCGGAATGGTCAATCCTTCCGATGTACAGAGAGCCATTACCCCAACAACAATAATGGTATCAATTATGTATGCAAACGGAGAAATCGGGACGATTGAACCGGCGAAAGAAATAGGAACAATTACGAAGGAAAGGGGCATTATCTTTCATGCGGATGCGGTTGCAGCGGCGGGAAATATACCAGTCGACGTCACAGACTGTCATATCGATGCCTTAAGCATGTCAGCGAATCAGTTTGGTGGTCCGCCAGGGGCTGGCGCACTCTTTGTCCGGGAAGGAATAAGGTTGCTCCCGCTTATTGAAGGCGGTGTGCAGGAAGGGGGCCGCAGGGCAGGAACAGAAAATGCTATTGGTATTATTGGCATGGGTAAAGCGGCAGAACTGGCAAAACAGGAAATGCAGGAACGTATGAATAAGGTCCGGAAATTGAAAGACCGGTTAAAAGATGGCATACTGAATACTATCAGCCACGTTTATATAAACGGACATGAGACAAATCGTATACCCGGGAATCTGAGTTTATGTATTGAGTATATAGAGGGTGAATCGGTTCTTTTGTTTCTGGACATGGAGGGGATTGCGGTTTCAAGCGGTTCGGCATGTACATCACGGTCGCTCAAGGCATCTCATGTAATTATGGCTACCGGTGTTGACGCAGCGCTTGCTCAGGGCACGGTGCTTTTCAGTTTAGGGATAAACAATTCTGAGGATGATGTTGATTATGTTCTTGAAAAATTACCACCCATTGTTGAACGTTTAAGACAAATGTCGCCTTTGTATGAGAAAGGCAAAAATATATAG
- a CDS encoding class I SAM-dependent methyltransferase, whose protein sequence is MANYKKCLLCAVIFLYIIPYTLVLNTTVLAKEQDRLFWNERYNVETYVYQKEPADFLREHVDILPKGKALDIAMGEGRNAVFLAKNGFEVEGCDISEVAISKAYKLAEENGVTIHAFTADLETYKLPENTYDVIICFYYLQRDLIPQIKNALKPGGVVVYETYTLENLEHGFGGPKNREYLLGQNELLRFFIDFQVIFYREIIINNKKVVASIIARK, encoded by the coding sequence ATGGCCAATTATAAAAAATGTCTTCTCTGCGCAGTGATTTTTTTGTATATAATTCCTTATACCCTTGTGTTAAATACTACAGTATTGGCAAAAGAACAGGACAGGTTGTTTTGGAATGAGAGATATAATGTGGAAACGTATGTTTATCAGAAGGAACCGGCTGATTTTTTAAGAGAGCATGTGGATATTTTACCAAAGGGAAAGGCTCTTGATATTGCAATGGGTGAGGGCCGTAATGCTGTGTTCCTTGCAAAGAATGGGTTTGAGGTTGAAGGATGTGATATCTCAGAAGTAGCTATCAGTAAAGCATACAAGCTGGCTGAGGAAAACGGTGTAACAATACATGCGTTCACGGCAGACTTGGAGACTTATAAATTACCGGAAAATACGTATGATGTAATAATCTGTTTTTATTATTTGCAACGTGACCTTATACCTCAGATTAAGAATGCCTTAAAACCAGGCGGAGTAGTAGTCTATGAGACATATACCTTAGAAAATCTGGAACATGGTTTTGGAGGACCGAAAAACAGGGAATATCTTCTTGGCCAAAACGAATTATTAAGATTTTTTATAGACTTTCAGGTTATCTTTTATCGTGAGATTATTATAAATAACAAAAAAGTGGTAGCCAGTATTATTGCAAGGAAATAG
- a CDS encoding class I SAM-dependent methyltransferase — protein MPDRNCGREKEIRQKYDTFASFYNLIEGIPELFVIRHLRKKLIPQATGKVLEIAVGTGKNLCYYPEICQITGIDNSTAMVKIARKRMKKLKRHVTFFIMDASTLAFRDQSFDTVVSSLCLCTFADPVAALIEMDRVCRTDGQILLLEHGRSSQKWLRSLQDCTVDCCVKGLGCHWNREPLNLIRQAGLRIVYAQCSFLGVFYLIKARPSGVFGNTA, from the coding sequence ATGCCGGACAGGAATTGTGGCAGAGAAAAGGAAATCCGGCAGAAATATGATACGTTTGCTTCGTTCTATAATCTGATAGAAGGCATTCCAGAGCTTTTTGTCATTAGGCATCTTCGGAAAAAACTGATACCGCAAGCCACGGGGAAGGTATTGGAAATTGCAGTAGGAACAGGAAAAAATCTCTGCTACTATCCTGAAATATGCCAGATAACGGGTATTGATAACAGTACCGCAATGGTAAAGATTGCACGGAAACGCATGAAAAAGCTGAAACGCCATGTCACTTTCTTCATTATGGATGCCAGTACCCTTGCCTTTCGTGATCAGAGCTTTGATACCGTGGTTTCTTCTCTCTGTTTATGTACTTTTGCAGACCCTGTAGCTGCACTGATTGAGATGGACCGGGTTTGCCGGACAGATGGTCAAATCCTGCTTCTGGAGCATGGTCGCAGCAGTCAGAAATGGTTGAGAAGCTTGCAGGACTGTACGGTAGATTGTTGTGTGAAGGGGCTTGGCTGTCACTGGAACCGTGAACCGCTCAATCTTATCAGACAGGCAGGATTAAGAATAGTCTATGCACAATGTTCTTTTTTAGGTGTTTTTTACCTGATAAAGGCAAGACCTTCGGGGGTGTTTGGCAATACAGCATAA